In Rhizobiales bacterium NRL2, a genomic segment contains:
- a CDS encoding pyridoxamine 5'-phosphate oxidase, with the protein MKMASTDIAFSPSVKAAQAARGSRANYRRIEDKGGWRAEIDDDLAAFIAARDSFYLGTVSADGQPYIQHRGGPPGFLKILGPATLAIADFAGNRQYITLGNLADNPKAFIFLMDYANRRRVKLWGEARIVEGDAELEARLADPAYKAKVERALVFEVRAWDVNCPQHITPRHDEAMLQMVNGKLLERLAALEAENAELKARLDG; encoded by the coding sequence ATGAAGATGGCCTCGACGGACATCGCCTTCTCGCCTTCGGTCAAGGCGGCGCAGGCGGCGCGCGGATCGCGCGCAAACTACCGGCGCATCGAGGACAAGGGCGGCTGGCGCGCAGAAATCGACGACGACCTCGCCGCCTTCATCGCCGCCCGCGACAGCTTCTATCTCGGCACGGTCAGCGCCGACGGCCAGCCCTATATCCAGCACCGCGGCGGCCCGCCGGGTTTTCTGAAGATTCTGGGACCGGCGACGCTCGCCATCGCCGATTTCGCCGGCAACCGCCAATACATCACTCTGGGCAATCTGGCGGACAACCCGAAGGCCTTCATCTTCCTGATGGACTACGCCAACCGCCGCCGGGTGAAGCTCTGGGGCGAGGCGCGGATCGTCGAGGGCGATGCGGAACTGGAGGCGCGGCTGGCCGACCCGGCCTACAAGGCGAAAGTCGAACGGGCGCTGGTCTTCGAGGTCAGGGCCTGGGACGTCAACTGCCCGCAACACATCACACCGCGCCACGACGAGGCGATGCTGCAGATGGTGAACGGCAAGCTCCTGGAGCGTCTCGCCGCGCTGGAGGCGGAGAACGCCGAGCTGAAGGCTCGGCTCGACGGTTAG